Proteins encoded within one genomic window of Candidatus Hepatoplasma crinochetorum Av:
- a CDS encoding DNA integrity scanning protein DisA nucleotide-binding domain protein: METEFWILAVLIIIFTTIPWLIFYFQNSSFLKRKIKHQTNEEEKINVIQSIDLAVESLIADKKGATIVLDDYDDVEKYVADFEYLDAYVSSSLIINIFEGTHTPLHDGALIINNNRIKSAAAYISRLSSQKLPKKFGTRHRSALGLSEATNAIIIVLSEETQNIHFFYHGDYEKIERKEFFEKIYKIWIEQKEV; encoded by the coding sequence ATGGAAACTGAATTTTGAATACTAGCTGTATTAATCATTATTTTTACAACTATCCCCTGATTAATTTTTTATTTTCAAAACTCTTCTTTTTTGAAAAGAAAAATTAAACATCAAACAAATGAAGAAGAAAAGATTAATGTAATACAATCAATTGATCTTGCTGTAGAATCATTAATTGCTGATAAAAAGGGTGCTACGATAGTTCTTGATGATTATGATGATGTTGAAAAATATGTTGCTGATTTTGAGTATCTTGATGCCTATGTATCCTCATCACTTATTATCAACATTTTTGAAGGAACACACACACCTTTACATGATGGTGCTTTAATAATAAATAATAACCGAATAAAAAGTGCAGCTGCCTATATTTCGCGATTATCAAGTCAGAAATTACCTAAAAAGTTTGGTACAAGACATCGTTCAGCTTTAGGTTTAAGTGAAGCAACAAATGCAATAATTATTGTTTTATCAGAAGAAACGCAAAATATTCATTTTTTTTATCATGGTGATTATGAAAAAATTGAAAGAAAAGAATTTTTTGAAAAGATTTATAAAATTTGAATAGAACAGAAAGAAGTTTAA
- a CDS encoding purine-nucleoside phosphorylase yields MTAHNEAKKEDIAKIVLMAGDPLRASFFAKKYLKNYKLVNSLRGMLTFTGYINDLKVTVMGHGMGMESIGIYAYELYKFYDVDIIIRFGSCGGYIKELNLFDLIIAEKAYSESNYGLGFNNEINDTMEASRDLVEKAILASQKLKFMQKTKIGKIHSSLWFYTEGFKTQIKDYVDKKIIAVEMESYALYLIAKTLNKKALTILTVSDNLITKKEIKGIERQKGFIDMFELLKEIVTNLN; encoded by the coding sequence ATGACAGCACATAATGAAGCTAAAAAGGAAGATATTGCAAAAATTGTTTTGATGGCAGGAGATCCATTGAGAGCTAGTTTTTTTGCAAAAAAATATTTAAAAAATTATAAATTAGTTAATTCATTAAGAGGAATGCTTACTTTTACAGGATATATAAATGATCTAAAAGTTACAGTAATGGGTCATGGAATGGGAATGGAATCAATTGGTATTTACGCTTATGAACTTTATAAATTTTATGATGTAGATATTATTATTAGATTTGGTTCATGTGGTGGTTATATTAAAGAATTAAATTTATTTGATTTAATTATTGCGGAAAAAGCTTATAGTGAATCAAATTATGGATTAGGATTTAATAATGAAATTAATGATACAATGGAAGCTTCACGTGATCTTGTTGAAAAAGCAATTTTAGCTAGTCAAAAATTAAAATTTATGCAAAAAACAAAAATTGGTAAAATTCATTCTTCATTATGATTTTATACAGAAGGTTTTAAAACACAAATTAAAGATTATGTAGATAAAAAGATAATAGCAGTTGAAATGGAATCCTATGCTCTTTATTTAATTGCAAAAACCCTTAATAAAAAAGCTCTTACTATTCTTACTGTTTCGGATAATTTAATTACAAAAAAAGAAATAAAGGGAATTGAAAGACAAAAAGGATTTATAGATATGTTTGAACTTTTAAAAGAAATAGTAACTAATTTAAATTAG
- a CDS encoding magnesium transporter yields MENKNKLILKAIEKYYKEGDFKKINHLVSDIHPNLFYDYFIKHTNWKEEDYIIFLENLKAEYASKLFSNFSKNYQLNLIDVLSDDTLKKIFSEYYIDEAVDLLEEYPYEKTRYIINLLEEKEAKKIIDIFKYKKYQIGFHMVVDFVAIKQNLTIKEAKNDIKNKVKKSLEIIGNIFVLDEEEKLVGYITPDSIIVEANDKKVSDFLMPIDFIYPIDKINKAEKILAKFDVPSVPVVDQEQKIVGVIEAEDVIEMYDEIDDAFFEVPKEKYGSKAYFDLKIIDLFKSRIVWLLVLLFIGILSQVIVMEFQNIWEANGIYGSTSSDATAVIISQIVTLALFTALSASSSINDSAGNSGSQTSSTIIRSIAIGEIEEKDFGRAIWKETKVAFYLGLAMLVASFFRIFFVWWIVGSLRDIPSEATELGWSEGKVWSWYIIIALIASVTFFLAILIGNLIGVLLPIIAYKFNSDGTLISGPLQTTVVDIVVVTLYLGLTTAIFVPLSQSGYFDVDTTTNVVSNFSSISNFGQFISFQI; encoded by the coding sequence ATGGAAAATAAGAATAAATTAATTTTAAAAGCAATTGAAAAATATTATAAAGAAGGTGATTTTAAAAAAATAAATCATCTCGTTTCTGATATTCATCCTAATTTATTTTATGATTATTTTATTAAACATACAAATTGAAAAGAAGAAGATTATATTATTTTTTTAGAAAATTTAAAAGCAGAGTATGCTTCAAAATTATTTTCTAATTTTTCAAAAAATTATCAATTGAATTTAATTGATGTTCTTTCGGACGATACACTTAAAAAGATTTTTTCAGAATATTATATAGATGAGGCTGTTGATTTATTGGAAGAATATCCCTATGAAAAAACAAGATATATCATTAATCTTTTAGAAGAAAAAGAAGCAAAAAAAATTATTGATATTTTTAAATATAAAAAATATCAAATTGGTTTTCATATGGTTGTTGATTTTGTTGCAATTAAACAAAATCTTACAATTAAAGAAGCAAAAAATGATATTAAAAACAAAGTAAAAAAATCATTAGAAATTATTGGTAATATTTTTGTATTAGATGAGGAAGAAAAACTTGTTGGTTACATTACTCCTGATAGTATTATTGTAGAAGCAAATGATAAAAAAGTAAGTGATTTTTTAATGCCAATTGATTTTATTTATCCTATTGATAAAATTAATAAAGCAGAAAAAATTCTTGCAAAATTTGATGTTCCTTCTGTTCCTGTTGTTGATCAAGAACAAAAAATTGTTGGAGTAATTGAAGCTGAAGATGTAATTGAAATGTATGATGAAATTGATGATGCTTTTTTTGAAGTTCCAAAAGAGAAATATGGATCAAAAGCTTATTTTGATTTAAAAATAATTGATCTTTTCAAATCAAGAATTGTCTGACTTTTAGTATTACTTTTTATTGGAATTCTCTCGCAAGTTATTGTAATGGAATTTCAGAATATTTGAGAAGCAAATGGAATTTATGGATCAACAAGCAGTGATGCAACAGCTGTAATTATTAGTCAAATTGTTACACTTGCTTTATTTACAGCTCTATCTGCTTCTTCTTCTATTAATGATTCGGCTGGAAATAGTGGTTCACAAACTTCTTCTACAATTATAAGATCAATTGCAATTGGTGAAATTGAAGAAAAGGATTTTGGAAGAGCAATTTGAAAAGAAACAAAAGTGGCTTTTTATCTTGGATTAGCAATGTTAGTTGCTTCTTTTTTTCGAATATTTTTTGTTTGATGAATAGTTGGATCTTTAAGAGATATTCCATCTGAAGCAACTGAACTTGGATGAAGTGAGGGAAAAGTTTGATCATGATATATAATAATTGCTTTAATTGCTTCAGTTACTTTTTTTCTTGCAATTTTAATTGGAAATTTAATTGGAGTCTTACTTCCAATAATTGCTTATAAATTTAATTCTGATGGAACTTTAATTTCAGGTCCATTACAAACAACAGTTGTTGATATTGTTGTTGTTACCTTATATTTAGGATTAACTACGGCAATTTTTGTTCCGCTTTCACAAAGTGGATATTTTGATGTTGATACTACAACAAACGTAGTTTCAAATTTTAGTTCAATCAGCAATTTCGGACAATTTATTAGTTTTCAAATTTAA
- a CDS encoding phospholipase D-like domain-containing protein: protein MKQKINYYKFLTYFHYLISLLLLVLLIVSFIFWVYIGAILILIYYLFNLYYFIFDISFSDLNYQDKRIWFIILLFLPGTGSYLFLIFKKNSDKKFIEKQNISIIKNGWSENDDFFFKKDNLNLVKQKIFNSKIENFILEKDLFFINDKSKEIDFFISEIKKAKKEICLFLSSLDYGIVWKKIEEELFLKLEKNENFQIIFLLDYFAINSNNKKIIEKFKNKKNIHFSILNKIHFYKNLTFKKFHGNLNFVIIDQKIVYLNSLLLTEKNDLFSKNGFMFNSGFKLKNNSVNYFNSLFNYFFSFKNLELAAKRNQELLKLKTTENFINNSNNIQFYMNGIFINDSYYKSFINLINSSNTSIDLIVPNLFLLNDFKNLLIDVLKRNIKLRIIVSETENKSLKTKLSRLYEQEIISLGGEIFKLKNSGINTILLIIDNKLISFSTSNFKYDSIFDNLNIYLISDSKEMITKANLFLNNYLKISYKETSNYLKWSIFKQFWYKIVILFYPFL from the coding sequence ATGAAGCAGAAAATTAATTATTATAAGTTTTTAACTTATTTTCACTATTTAATCTCATTATTACTTTTAGTTTTGCTAATTGTTTCGTTTATTTTTTGAGTTTATATTGGGGCAATATTAATTTTAATTTATTATCTTTTTAATTTATATTATTTTATTTTTGATATTTCTTTTAGTGATTTGAATTACCAAGATAAAAGAATTTGATTTATTATTTTGCTTTTTTTACCCGGAACAGGAAGTTATTTATTTTTAATTTTTAAAAAAAATTCAGATAAAAAATTTATTGAAAAACAAAATATATCGATAATAAAAAATGGTTGATCAGAAAATGATGATTTCTTTTTTAAAAAAGATAATTTAAATTTAGTAAAACAAAAAATATTTAATAGCAAAATTGAAAATTTTATACTAGAAAAAGATTTATTTTTTATAAATGATAAAAGCAAAGAAATCGATTTTTTTATAAGTGAAATTAAAAAAGCAAAAAAAGAAATTTGTTTATTTTTATCATCTTTAGATTATGGAATAGTTTGAAAAAAAATTGAAGAGGAATTATTTTTAAAATTAGAGAAAAATGAAAATTTTCAAATTATTTTTTTACTTGATTATTTTGCAATAAATTCAAATAATAAAAAAATAATAGAGAAATTTAAAAATAAAAAAAATATACATTTTTCAATTTTAAATAAAATTCATTTTTATAAAAATTTAACTTTTAAAAAATTTCATGGAAATTTAAATTTTGTAATTATTGATCAAAAAATAGTTTATCTAAATTCTCTTTTACTTACAGAAAAAAATGATCTATTTTCAAAAAATGGATTTATGTTTAATAGTGGTTTTAAATTAAAAAATAATTCAGTAAATTATTTTAATTCCCTTTTTAATTATTTTTTTAGTTTTAAAAATTTAGAATTAGCAGCTAAAAGAAATCAAGAGTTATTAAAATTAAAAACAACAGAAAATTTTATAAATAATTCTAATAATATTCAATTTTATATGAATGGAATTTTTATAAATGATTCTTATTATAAAAGTTTTATTAATTTAATAAATAGTTCCAATACTTCAATTGATTTGATTGTTCCGAATTTATTTTTGCTAAATGATTTTAAAAATTTATTAATTGATGTACTAAAAAGAAACATAAAATTAAGAATAATTGTTTCAGAAACTGAGAATAAATCTTTAAAGACAAAATTAAGCCGTTTATATGAACAAGAAATAATTTCACTTGGAGGAGAAATTTTTAAATTAAAAAATTCAGGTATTAATACAATCTTGTTAATAATTGATAATAAATTAATCTCTTTTTCAACATCAAATTTTAAATATGATTCAATATTTGATAATCTTAACATCTATTTAATATCAGATTCAAAAGAAATGATTACAAAAGCCAATTTATTTTTAAATAATTATTTAAAAATTTCATATAAAGAAACATCAAATTATCTTAAATGATCAATATTTAAACAATTTTGATATAAAATTGTTATTTTATTTTATCCTTTTTTATAA
- the ptsP gene encoding phosphoenolpyruvate--protein phosphotransferase: protein MEKLLKGIAASEGIAIAKVYKLEKAKLNIKKILINDFQKEITKLEEALIKAKEQINNLKLKALKKLGEEKAAIFDAHLGILLDPELKEQVFNMIKNEKINASYAFLIISKNFQELFAQMNDPYMKERASDIKDVSERVLSILEGKEIKDLSLINQEVIILAHDLTPSETSQLNPKFVKGFVTEIGGKTSHSAIMARTLQIPAIVGIGDEIFKFKDQSQILIDGTDGILICHPDQKTKKLYQTKKEQELIFKKEEKTFKNKSSQSKDGWKTKIAANIGSPDDLVSYHNFGAEGIGLFRSEFLYMESENWPTEDEQFNAYKKVLQDLKSNLTVIRTLDIGGDKTLKYYQFPKEMNPFLGYRAIRVQLDQKKLLITQARALLRASAYGNLGINLPMIATVDEFLEVKEVFKKVENDLKKEGIKIGKYQLGIMVEIPSTVILADKFAKYSDFFSIGTNDLIQYTFAVDRMSKSVSYLYQPFNPAILKSIKTVIDSSHKYNKWTAICGEMASEEKLAPLFVGMGLDEFSMSATSVLKIRRIISKVDKKDAEKLVEKVLNLETSQQVEKILTDYLNKIL from the coding sequence ATGGAAAAATTATTAAAAGGAATAGCAGCATCAGAAGGTATTGCTATTGCAAAAGTCTATAAACTAGAAAAAGCAAAATTAAATATAAAAAAAATATTAATTAATGATTTTCAAAAAGAAATAACAAAATTAGAAGAAGCTTTAATAAAAGCGAAAGAACAAATAAATAATTTAAAATTAAAGGCATTAAAAAAATTAGGTGAGGAAAAAGCTGCAATTTTTGATGCACATTTAGGAATATTATTAGATCCAGAATTAAAAGAACAAGTTTTTAATATGATTAAAAATGAAAAAATAAATGCCTCTTATGCATTTTTAATCATATCTAAAAATTTTCAAGAATTATTTGCACAAATGAATGATCCTTATATGAAAGAAAGAGCATCTGATATAAAAGATGTTTCTGAACGTGTTCTTTCTATTTTAGAAGGAAAAGAAATCAAAGATTTAAGTTTAATAAATCAAGAGGTTATAATTTTAGCACACGATTTAACTCCTTCTGAAACTTCACAACTTAATCCAAAATTTGTAAAAGGTTTTGTTACAGAAATAGGAGGGAAAACTTCACATTCAGCAATTATGGCAAGAACTTTACAAATTCCTGCAATTGTTGGTATTGGTGATGAAATTTTTAAATTTAAAGATCAAAGTCAAATTTTAATTGATGGAACAGACGGAATATTAATTTGTCATCCTGATCAAAAAACAAAAAAACTTTATCAAACAAAAAAAGAACAAGAATTAATTTTTAAAAAAGAAGAAAAGACATTTAAAAATAAATCTTCACAATCAAAAGATGGTTGAAAAACAAAAATTGCTGCAAATATTGGATCACCAGATGATTTAGTTAGTTATCATAATTTTGGAGCAGAAGGAATTGGATTATTTCGTAGTGAATTCTTATATATGGAATCAGAAAATTGACCAACTGAAGATGAACAATTCAATGCTTATAAAAAGGTATTACAAGATTTAAAATCTAATCTTACTGTAATTAGAACACTTGATATAGGTGGAGATAAAACTCTAAAATATTATCAATTTCCCAAAGAAATGAATCCTTTTTTGGGATACAGAGCAATAAGAGTTCAATTAGATCAAAAGAAATTATTAATTACACAAGCGAGAGCTTTGCTTAGAGCTTCGGCTTATGGAAATTTAGGAATTAATCTTCCAATGATTGCTACTGTAGATGAATTTTTGGAAGTTAAAGAAGTTTTTAAAAAAGTTGAAAATGATTTGAAAAAAGAAGGTATAAAAATAGGAAAATATCAATTAGGAATTATGGTGGAGATTCCTTCTACTGTAATTCTTGCAGATAAATTTGCTAAATATTCAGATTTTTTTTCAATTGGAACAAATGATTTAATTCAATATACTTTTGCTGTTGATCGAATGTCTAAATCTGTTTCATATCTTTATCAACCATTTAATCCTGCAATTTTAAAATCAATCAAAACAGTAATTGATAGTTCGCATAAATATAATAAATGAACAGCAATTTGCGGAGAAATGGCAAGTGAAGAAAAATTAGCACCTTTATTTGTTGGAATGGGACTTGATGAATTTTCAATGTCAGCAACATCTGTTCTTAAAATAAGAAGAATAATTTCAAAAGTTGATAAAAAAGATGCTGAAAAATTAGTAGAAAAAGTTCTTAATTTAGAAACATCACAACAAGTAGAAAAAATTCTTACTGATTATCTAAATAAAATTTTATAA
- a CDS encoding PTS sugar transporter subunit IIA → MFFWKKKQLNENELEILSPCEGKVKDLAKVDDAVFAEKMTGDGIAIIPKNGKILAPFKGKMQVVFETGHAYGIKSDLGPEALVHIGIDTVALNGQGFTKKVSQGKSVKALAEIAEVDLKVINELSKGSDVIVILTDDSLEGKWKLEMVVKPGDEVKAGDLLFKAIKKEQ, encoded by the coding sequence ATGTTTTTTTGAAAAAAGAAACAACTTAATGAAAATGAATTAGAAATTCTTTCACCCTGTGAAGGAAAAGTAAAAGATCTTGCAAAAGTAGATGATGCAGTTTTTGCTGAAAAAATGACAGGTGATGGAATTGCTATTATTCCTAAAAATGGAAAAATTTTAGCTCCTTTTAAAGGAAAAATGCAAGTTGTATTTGAAACTGGTCATGCTTATGGAATTAAAAGTGATTTAGGACCAGAAGCATTAGTTCATATTGGGATTGATACTGTTGCTTTAAATGGACAAGGTTTTACTAAGAAAGTATCACAAGGAAAATCAGTAAAAGCATTAGCTGAAATAGCTGAAGTAGATCTTAAAGTCATAAATGAACTTTCTAAAGGATCAGATGTTATTGTAATTTTAACAGATGATTCATTAGAAGGAAAATGAAAATTAGAAATGGTTGTAAAACCAGGTGATGAAGTAAAAGCAGGAGATTTGTTATTCAAAGCAATTAAAAAAGAACAATAG
- a CDS encoding HPr family phosphocarrier protein: MEIKIKIIDPIGLHARPASIVVQQASKFKSNIKLIANGKEANLKSIMSIMALGVKTNTEITIIADGNDAKEALEKIKKTMQENKLI, encoded by the coding sequence ATGGAAATAAAAATTAAAATAATAGATCCTATCGGATTACATGCTCGTCCTGCATCAATTGTTGTTCAACAAGCAAGTAAATTTAAATCAAATATTAAATTAATTGCAAACGGAAAAGAAGCAAATTTAAAGTCTATTATGTCTATTATGGCATTAGGTGTTAAAACTAATACAGAAATTACAATCATTGCTGATGGTAACGATGCAAAAGAAGCATTAGAAAAAATTAAAAAAACAATGCAAGAAAATAAATTAATTTAA
- the rpsL gene encoding 30S ribosomal protein S12, translated as MPTINQLVRKGRDNKVKKTKTPALQIRKNTLKNKEVKKSSPQMRGVAIRVATMTPKKPNSALRKYARVRLSNGEEVNVYIPGEKHNLQEHSVVLIKGGKVKDLPGIRYRVIRGTLDTSGVENRKQSRSLYGAKKPKDNKK; from the coding sequence ATGCCTACTATAAATCAATTAGTTCGTAAAGGAAGAGATAATAAAGTTAAGAAAACAAAAACTCCTGCCTTGCAAATAAGAAAAAACACTTTAAAAAATAAAGAAGTAAAAAAATCATCACCACAAATGAGAGGGGTTGCAATTCGTGTTGCAACAATGACTCCAAAAAAACCTAATTCAGCATTGAGAAAATATGCAAGAGTTCGTCTTTCCAATGGCGAGGAAGTAAATGTTTATATTCCTGGGGAAAAACATAATTTACAAGAACACTCAGTAGTTTTAATTAAAGGTGGAAAAGTAAAAGATTTACCTGGAATTAGATATCGTGTAATTAGAGGAACTTTAGATACTTCTGGTGTTGAAAATCGAAAACAAAGTCGCTCACTTTATGGAGCAAAAAAACCAAAAGATAATAAAAAATAA
- the rpsG gene encoding 30S ribosomal protein S7 produces MSRKSQAPKRDVLPDPIYNSKNITKLVNNIMLDGKKAKAEKILYNAFKIIEKETNKKAMDIFNKALDNIMPTLELKVRRIGGANYQIPVPVNERRRKILALRWLTNYARLRNEKTMEERLAHEIIAASKNEGATIKKKQDTHKMAEANKAFAHFRW; encoded by the coding sequence ATGTCAAGAAAATCGCAAGCACCAAAACGTGATGTTTTACCAGATCCAATTTATAATTCAAAAAATATAACTAAATTAGTAAATAATATAATGCTTGATGGTAAGAAAGCAAAAGCAGAAAAAATTTTATATAATGCTTTTAAGATTATTGAAAAAGAAACAAATAAAAAAGCAATGGATATTTTTAATAAAGCACTAGATAATATAATGCCTACCTTAGAATTAAAAGTTAGAAGGATAGGTGGAGCAAATTATCAAATTCCTGTTCCTGTAAATGAAAGAAGAAGAAAAATCTTAGCTTTACGTTGATTAACAAATTATGCTCGTCTGCGCAATGAAAAAACAATGGAAGAAAGATTAGCTCATGAAATAATTGCTGCATCAAAAAATGAAGGTGCAACAATTAAGAAAAAACAAGATACACATAAAATGGCGGAAGCAAATAAAGCATTTGCTCATTTTAGATGATAA